A section of the Oenanthe melanoleuca isolate GR-GAL-2019-014 chromosome 6, OMel1.0, whole genome shotgun sequence genome encodes:
- the LOC130254973 gene encoding translation initiation factor IF-2-like, with amino-acid sequence MSGRQLEAAAQPAGCSTAPARGPEPRARQPSGAQRPRTKNGEQLPRPRRCARGSLGPRAGRGPRHHRPGTRASPAGPGPGRFEHGPSAPPPSALPPQGPRRSGAPEGPEPAERSGVSPHLPPPGPLGGSLGSRPPAPPRPPQLPEPAGPGGTHGPERSRSRRGQDWEVPPGSPRAAPPCDSSCRGPMGRPLSRTSANQRCRGRGSRCLRGGRPPGRLLWSLRRGAAARARGRTRIRFPMPGVLRAGLGGDPGSPGPCELSLLGAGGTGWASRSLPPQTAESVQRPQRYRWPRDSGAAALPPGTRSAAGPRPIKRRCRPALRPSRRQQRDPALRPMAPGVTGVWEPLGPGCGGGPALPSQDANIPGRGRDQALLWAFTSQPCAPVSAFGGRAELQKQRGLWMITG; translated from the exons ATGTCA GGAAGGCAGTTGGAGGCGGCAGCTCAGCCCGCGGGGTGCAGCACCGCCCCGGCGCGGGGGCCGGAGCCCCGAGCCCGGCAGCCGAGCGGAGCGCAGCGCCCGCGAACAAAGAACGGCGAGCAGCTGCCCCGTCCCCGCCGCTGCGCTCGGGGCAGCCTCGGCCCCCGGGCTGGCCGCGGGCCCCGCCACCACCGCCCCGGGACACGCGCCTcgccggcggggccgggcccggggcggtTCGAGCACGGCCCCTCCGCCCCGCCGCCCTCGGCGCTGCCGCCGCAGGGTCCCCGCAGGAGCGGCGCTCCCGAGGGCCCGGAACCCGCCGAGCGAAGCGGGGTCTCACCTCATCTGCCGCCGCCGGGCCCGCTCGGGGGGAGCCTCGGCTCCCgtccccccgcgccgccccgcccgccgcagCTGCCGGAgccggccgggcccggcgggaCGCACGGACCGGAGCGCAGCCGGAGCCGCCGGGGGCAGGACTGGGAGGTGCCGCCCGGCAGCCCCCGCGCTGCCCCGCCCTGTGACAGCTCCTGCCGCGGACCAATGGGGCGCCCGCTCTCACGGACCTCGGCCAATCAGCGCTGCCGGGGGCGGGGCTCGCGGTGCCTCAGGGGCGGGCGCCCGCCGGGCCGCTTGTTGTGGTCGTTAAGACGCGGGGCGGCAGCGCGTGCGCGGGGAAGGACCCGGATACGCTTCCCCATGCCGGGAGTGCTGAGGGCCGGGCTGGGTGGGGATCCGGGCAGCCCGGGCCCGTGCGAGCTGTCCCTGCTCGGGGCCGGGGGAACGGGATGGGCGTCCAGGTCCCTCCCGCCCCAGACCGCTGAGTCTGTGCAACGCCCCCAGCGCTACCGGTGGCCACGTGACAGCggggcggccgcgctgcccccTGGGACGCGGAgtgcggcggggccgcggccgaTAAAGCGAAGGTGCCGCCCTGCGCTCCGGCCGAGCCGCCGGCAGCAGCGAGACCCTGCGCTCAGGCCGATGGCTCCAGGCGTTACCGGTGTGTGGGAGCCGCTGGGCCCGGGATGCGGGGGCGGGCCCGCTCTGCCCAGCCAGGACGCGAACATTCCCGGCCGTGGCAGGGaccaggcactgctctgggcCTTCACTTCACAGCCTTGTGCTCCCGTTTCAGCGTTTGGTGGCCGGGCCGAGCTCCAAAAGCAGCGGGGCCTTTGGATGATCACAGGCTAG